The following is a genomic window from Syntrophorhabdaceae bacterium.
TGACAGCGAGCACTCAGCGCTCCATCAATTATTGTCAGCGATGCCGAGAAAAGAGGTCAGCACACTGATCATCACTGCATCAGGCGGTCCCTTTAGAAACCATAAAAAAGAGGATCTCAAAAACGTGAAGCCCGAGCAGGCCCTAAGACACCCAACCTGGAAAATGGGGCAGAAGATTACCCTCGACTCGGCTACCCTCATGAATAAGGGTCTTGAAGTCATCGAGGCGAGATGGCTTTTCAATATGGATCCGCGCGACATACGAGTGCTCATACATCCGGAGAGCATCATCCACGGGATTGTCGAGCTGACAGATAGTTCTCTCATGGCTTATATGGCATATCCAGACATGAAAATTCCCATTGCCTATGCATTAAACGATTACCACAGAATGTCCCTGCCGGTGAGAAAGCTCATTCTCGAAGACATCGGCAGCCTTTCCTTTCATTCTCCCGATCTCGATACGTTTCCGGCGCTCAAGCTCGCCTATGACGCCCTCTTTTCTGGAGACAGCGCACTTATTGCTTTAAACACGGCCAATGAGGTGGCCTCTCAAGCCTTCATCGGAGGGAAAATTCGGTTCACCGATATTCCCCGCATCGTGGAAGAGGCTCTTGCGCATCATCCGCAGCAGAATATCGTCGAAGACCTCGACACGGTGTGGCATATACATGACTTAACAGAGGCGTACGCGAGAACGCACATAACAGAACTAACGAGGTAGCTTATGATTGATTTTCTATTTGCCATTATAGCCTTAAGCGTTCTCATTATAGTGCACGAATTCGGCCATTATATAACGGCCCGCCTCTTTCAGGTAAAGGTGCTTGAATTCTCTCTCGGTTTCGGAAAGAAACTCCTTCAGTACCAAGGGGGAGAAACCCAATACGCAATCTCGGCCGTACCCCTTGGGGGATACGTAAAGCTTCTCGGCGAATCCCCGGACGAAAAGGTCGAGGAAGAAGAACAACACAGGTCCTTCTCGCATAAACCTCCGTTCAAACGGTTTCTTATTGTTTTTGCCGGCCCCTTTTTCAATCTGCTCTTCGCGTCACTCATTTCCTATTGCTTCCTGATAAGCGGACACACCGTAGGGACAAAGGTGGGGATCGTGGAGAAAGGTTATCCGGCCTATGAAGCCGGCGTTCGTTCGGGTGATGTCATTGTCCGTGTTGAGGGTAAAAGAATCTTTGAGTGGAGTGACCTCCGCTGGGAAATCGCCTTCGCAGACCCGGGACCCTTGCATTTCACCTTTCGAAGGGATGGTAAAGATTTCAGTGTTGTGATTACGCCTCAGGAAGTCGAGGCCAAGGACGCTCTGGGCAATGCGAGAAAGATGAGGATCGTTGGACTCGGGGCGTCGGAGGAGCTGAAAGAAAATGTCTTGAGCGCCATACCCATGGCAATGTATGAGACCTATAACGTGGTGGAAAAGACGGTCATCGGGCTCTACCGCATGATAGTGGGACGCATTCCAGCCAAAGAGATCGGTGGACCCATCACCATCCTGCAGCTTGGAACAAAGCTCGCCGAGGGCGGTTTGTGGAGTCTCGCTTCCTTCGCCGCACTCATCAGCATCAGTCTCGGCGTTATTAACCTCCTCCCCATACCGGTTCTGGATGGGGGCCATATACTCTTCAATCTCATCGAAATCATAACGGGAAAAAGGGCTTCAGAGAAAACCATAGAAATCGCGCAGAAGATAGGGTTAACAATCATTATCTTGCTCATGGCTTTCGCCCTGTTTAACGATATCCAACGACTCGGAGGGGCTGGCGGCCTACTCGAGAAGGCGCGTTACTTTATCTCTGCGTTGGTGTCCAAATTCAGAATCTTGTCGAGCAAGTTCTCGCCCTGACGCTGTACACCCACATGCTCATACTCACCATCGACAACTCCATGGACCTCCTCAATATTGGCCTGGCTCAGGGGGAGGCTCTCATTGAAGAGAGGAACCTAAAAGAACCCCGTCCTTCTGAAATCATAGCGCATGCAGTTTCGGACATCCTGAGTCACAACGCGCAGACGATCGAGAACGTAGACGCTATATTCGTCACCCTCGGTCCGGGTTCTTTCACCGGAGTCAGGGTTTGTCTGGCCTTCTCTAAGGGCATGAGCTCGGCCCTCAAAATACCCCTCGTTGGCGTTTCTACGCTTGATGTTCTCGCCATGTCCTTAGTGCATCTCGAGGAAACGTATCTCTGTCCGCTCATCGACGCAAAAAAGGGTGAGGTCTTCCGTGCGCTCTATTTCGCTTCAAAGGGGACCCTCACACGGCTTACCGATTACCGTGCGGTGAAACCTGAAGCCGTAACCGACATGGTAAAGACGCCCTGTGTCTTCTTCGGCACAGGTCTTCGAGTCTGCGAAGATGTGCTTTCGACCATTGGAGGTGTGACCCTTGAGAAAGACCATTACACGACGGTCTCGGCGCGCTCTCTGTTAAAGACGGGGCTCGCCGCCATGGGCGCTCGGTCAGGGGGAAGGATCATCCCGATCTACGGGCGAAGATCTGAGGCGGAGATCAAGTTCAACGTGACAGTCGATTAAAATCAGGAATTGTTGTATAATTTAAACTCGATCATCACATTCGAAACTCGTTTATACAGGGCCTAAGGCGTGAGGAGGATGGGGCATTGAAGACAATCGAAGAGATCAATGAGAAGATCAAGAATGGTAAGGTTGTTGTTGTCACTGCCGAGGAAATGATCGACATAACCAGATCGAAAGGGGCCAAGAAGGCGGCCCAGTACGTTGACGTCGTGACAACGGGCACCTTCGGT
Proteins encoded in this region:
- the dxr gene encoding 1-deoxy-D-xylulose-5-phosphate reductoisomerase; protein product: MRKKVLVLGSTGSIGRAALEVIDHENESLQVFGLACRNQTDLLNSQIRKFKPEYVCVYDETQGDAVRMGKGRLLSGAQGMKEMTGMDCDIVLNALPGSIGLEPTIAALRNKKTLALANKESLIMAGRIIMDLTSTMPRKLIPVDSEHSALHQLLSAMPRKEVSTLIITASGGPFRNHKKEDLKNVKPEQALRHPTWKMGQKITLDSATLMNKGLEVIEARWLFNMDPRDIRVLIHPESIIHGIVELTDSSLMAYMAYPDMKIPIAYALNDYHRMSLPVRKLILEDIGSLSFHSPDLDTFPALKLAYDALFSGDSALIALNTANEVASQAFIGGKIRFTDIPRIVEEALAHHPQQNIVEDLDTVWHIHDLTEAYARTHITELTR
- the rseP gene encoding RIP metalloprotease RseP yields the protein MIDFLFAIIALSVLIIVHEFGHYITARLFQVKVLEFSLGFGKKLLQYQGGETQYAISAVPLGGYVKLLGESPDEKVEEEEQHRSFSHKPPFKRFLIVFAGPFFNLLFASLISYCFLISGHTVGTKVGIVEKGYPAYEAGVRSGDVIVRVEGKRIFEWSDLRWEIAFADPGPLHFTFRRDGKDFSVVITPQEVEAKDALGNARKMRIVGLGASEELKENVLSAIPMAMYETYNVVEKTVIGLYRMIVGRIPAKEIGGPITILQLGTKLAEGGLWSLASFAALISISLGVINLLPIPVLDGGHILFNLIEIITGKRASEKTIEIAQKIGLTIIILLMAFALFNDIQRLGGAGGLLEKARYFISALVSKFRILSSKFSP
- the tsaB gene encoding tRNA (adenosine(37)-N6)-threonylcarbamoyltransferase complex dimerization subunit type 1 TsaB; translated protein: MLILTIDNSMDLLNIGLAQGEALIEERNLKEPRPSEIIAHAVSDILSHNAQTIENVDAIFVTLGPGSFTGVRVCLAFSKGMSSALKIPLVGVSTLDVLAMSLVHLEETYLCPLIDAKKGEVFRALYFASKGTLTRLTDYRAVKPEAVTDMVKTPCVFFGTGLRVCEDVLSTIGGVTLEKDHYTTVSARSLLKTGLAAMGARSGGRIIPIYGRRSEAEIKFNVTVD